One genomic window of Candidatus Eisenbacteria bacterium includes the following:
- a CDS encoding PrsW family intramembrane metalloprotease, with amino-acid sequence MNFWSLLAGFVPVVVFLLGLRLMDSYKLVHRTLLVLAIAGGVVAALAAFGANSMLLDTLHVPSGILRAWAAPVVEEVLKALLVVWLVSTDRVGFVVDAAVVGFAVGTGFALAENLYYANALHDPSIALWLVRGLGTAIMHGTATALFAIFGKGLSDRWTGAGMLAFLPGIVLAIVVHATFNQLSATPLVTTAILLATSPVLLLAAFEYSDRATRDWLAGGFDGEVEMLESILDGAVGETPVGRYLETLRTRFEPLVVADLFCLLTIHLELSLRAKGMLIARSAGVEVPVDDSVRENLLEMAYLEKSVGPTGCLAMLPLRQRSRRDLWQILLLRRASAG; translated from the coding sequence ATGAACTTCTGGAGCCTTCTCGCGGGGTTCGTGCCGGTCGTCGTCTTCTTGCTCGGGCTGCGGCTGATGGACAGCTACAAGCTCGTCCATCGCACCCTGCTGGTGCTGGCCATCGCCGGCGGGGTCGTGGCCGCGCTGGCGGCCTTCGGCGCGAACAGCATGCTGCTCGACACCTTGCACGTGCCCTCGGGCATCCTGCGCGCCTGGGCCGCGCCCGTCGTCGAGGAGGTGCTCAAGGCGTTGCTCGTCGTCTGGCTCGTCAGCACCGACCGCGTCGGGTTCGTCGTGGACGCGGCCGTGGTCGGCTTCGCGGTCGGCACCGGGTTCGCGCTCGCCGAAAACCTCTACTACGCGAACGCACTGCACGACCCTTCGATCGCGCTGTGGCTCGTCCGTGGCCTCGGCACCGCCATCATGCACGGCACCGCGACGGCCCTGTTCGCGATCTTCGGCAAGGGGCTTTCGGACCGCTGGACGGGTGCGGGGATGCTCGCGTTCCTGCCCGGCATCGTGCTGGCGATCGTCGTGCACGCCACGTTCAACCAGCTCAGCGCCACGCCGCTGGTCACGACCGCCATCCTGCTCGCGACCAGCCCCGTGCTGCTGCTGGCCGCCTTCGAGTACAGCGACCGCGCCACCCGCGACTGGCTCGCCGGCGGCTTCGACGGCGAGGTCGAGATGCTCGAATCCATTCTCGACGGCGCCGTGGGCGAGACCCCCGTCGGCCGCTACCTCGAGACGCTCCGCACGCGCTTCGAGCCGCTGGTGGTGGCGGACCTGTTCTGCCTGCTGACCATCCATCTGGAGCTCTCGCTGCGCGCCAAGGGCATGCTCATCGCCCGCTCCGCCGGCGTGGAAGTGCCGGTGGACGACAGCGTGCGCGAGAACCTGCTGGAGATGGCCTACCTCGAGAAGTCGGTCGGCCCGACCGGCTGCCTCGCGATGCTTCCGCTTCGCCAGCGAAGCCGCCGCGACCTGTGGCAGATCCTGCTGCTCCGGCGGGCGAGCGCGGGATAG
- a CDS encoding glyoxalase: protein MRAHFILYVTDPKRARDFYAAVLDSPPRLDVPGMTEFDLGGDAVLGLMPESGIRRLLGPALPDPAGARGVPRAELYLVVPSPAAAHSRALAAGARELSPPLPRDWGAMVSYCLDPDGHVVAFAGK from the coding sequence ATGAGAGCCCACTTCATTCTCTACGTGACGGACCCGAAGCGGGCACGCGACTTCTACGCCGCCGTCCTCGATTCGCCGCCGCGGCTCGACGTTCCCGGCATGACGGAGTTCGACCTCGGCGGCGACGCGGTGCTGGGCCTGATGCCCGAGTCCGGCATCCGCCGGCTGCTCGGGCCCGCCCTTCCCGATCCCGCCGGCGCACGCGGAGTTCCCCGCGCGGAGCTCTATCTCGTGGTGCCGTCGCCCGCGGCCGCCCATTCCCGCGCGCTCGCGGCCGGTGCGCGCGAACTGAGCCCGCCGCTGCCGCGCGACTGGGGCGCGATGGTCTCGTACTGTCTCGACCCGGACGGCCACGTGGTGGCGTTCGCGGGGAAGTGA
- a CDS encoding CHASE2 domain-containing protein encodes MADRITHHERLPVRLGAALGLGCAALLGVLWLLGAFHPFDLRFQDARYRLRGNRPASDRIALVEIDDATLEAYRGEWPLPRSTYAVLIDALEGAGAQAVGFDLLFLGENGADPLSDRLLAAVTGSHENVVHAISFLRDDASLGGQEAGSAAARAALIRHGRPVTRQRLPLARQVSLPYEALLEASPGLGHTAVAVDGDGVARRVPLFARFGEWAYPSLAIRLVEAAARADTTLPQFELAEDGIRLHRGHAQVRVPVDGEGSASIVFAGDRGSFAHRYPLLQALQWYRDGDSTSLRRAFAGKLVLVGVTAVEQVATDLGATPFSAATPLVYIHANAVNAAIEGRFLDRLSGWTLLPPLLLAGLLLGAALSGLPLARSALLAGGAVVAIAGLDMGLFLFADLDVPPTAALLLPPLAWIVIEGWRRTRAEQHVRERAKELQVARDIQQHLLPAGPPDVPGLDCWGINVPAEAIGGDYYDWVPIGGDRLAVVVGDVSGHGVPAALLMSHLRASFHAEARSGVAPRDVLGAVHASLCRAATRGRFATFFMALLPREGHELIWCSAGHNPMLLVREGAMEELGATGLPLAMVEGMGYTEERRGFRPGDVLVLYSDGIPEAPKGREFYGEERLKAVVAARVAAGDGAEAIGRALLADVTSYAGAGLTADDVTIVVVRRTA; translated from the coding sequence GTGGCCGATCGGATCACGCACCACGAACGACTGCCCGTTCGCCTCGGCGCCGCGCTCGGCCTGGGCTGCGCGGCGCTGCTCGGTGTGCTGTGGCTGCTCGGCGCGTTCCACCCCTTCGACCTGCGCTTTCAGGACGCGCGCTACCGGCTGCGCGGCAACCGCCCGGCCTCGGACCGCATCGCGCTCGTCGAGATTGACGACGCGACGCTCGAGGCGTACCGGGGCGAATGGCCGCTGCCGCGCTCGACCTACGCCGTCCTGATTGATGCGCTCGAGGGCGCCGGCGCGCAGGCCGTGGGCTTCGACCTGCTGTTTCTCGGCGAGAATGGCGCCGACCCGCTCAGCGATCGGTTGCTCGCGGCGGTCACCGGATCGCACGAAAACGTCGTGCACGCGATCTCGTTCCTGCGCGACGACGCCTCGCTGGGAGGGCAGGAGGCCGGCAGCGCCGCGGCGCGCGCGGCGCTCATCCGTCATGGCCGACCCGTGACCCGCCAGCGTCTGCCCCTCGCGCGGCAGGTCTCGCTGCCCTACGAGGCGCTGCTCGAGGCCTCGCCGGGGCTCGGGCACACGGCGGTCGCGGTGGATGGCGACGGCGTCGCGCGGCGCGTGCCGCTGTTCGCGCGCTTCGGCGAGTGGGCGTATCCGTCGCTCGCGATCCGCCTCGTCGAGGCGGCGGCGCGCGCGGACACGACGCTGCCCCAGTTCGAGCTGGCCGAGGACGGAATCCGTCTGCACCGCGGGCACGCGCAGGTGCGCGTGCCGGTGGACGGCGAGGGCTCGGCGTCCATCGTCTTCGCCGGCGATCGCGGTTCGTTCGCCCACCGCTACCCGCTGCTCCAGGCGCTGCAGTGGTACCGCGACGGGGATTCGACATCGCTGCGGCGCGCCTTCGCGGGCAAGCTGGTGCTGGTCGGAGTGACGGCGGTCGAGCAGGTCGCGACCGATCTCGGAGCGACGCCGTTCTCGGCCGCCACACCGCTCGTCTACATTCACGCCAACGCCGTCAACGCCGCGATCGAAGGCCGATTTCTTGACCGGCTCTCCGGCTGGACGCTGCTGCCGCCGCTGCTGCTCGCCGGCCTGCTGCTCGGCGCCGCGCTCTCGGGGCTGCCGCTCGCGCGCTCGGCGCTGCTGGCCGGCGGCGCGGTCGTCGCGATCGCCGGGCTCGACATGGGCCTGTTCCTGTTCGCCGACCTCGACGTGCCGCCCACGGCGGCGCTGCTGCTGCCGCCGCTCGCGTGGATCGTGATCGAGGGCTGGCGGCGCACCCGCGCCGAACAGCACGTGCGCGAACGCGCGAAGGAACTCCAGGTCGCGCGTGACATCCAGCAGCACCTGCTGCCCGCCGGCCCCCCCGACGTTCCCGGCCTCGACTGCTGGGGAATCAACGTGCCCGCGGAGGCGATCGGCGGCGATTACTACGATTGGGTTCCGATCGGCGGGGACCGCCTGGCGGTGGTGGTCGGCGACGTTTCGGGCCACGGCGTGCCCGCGGCGCTGCTGATGAGCCACCTGCGAGCGTCGTTCCACGCCGAGGCGCGGTCCGGCGTCGCGCCGCGCGACGTGCTGGGAGCCGTGCACGCATCGCTGTGCCGCGCGGCGACGCGCGGCAGGTTCGCGACGTTCTTCATGGCGCTGCTCCCGCGCGAAGGCCACGAGCTGATCTGGTGCAGCGCCGGCCACAACCCGATGCTGCTCGTGCGCGAGGGCGCGATGGAGGAACTTGGCGCGACCGGCCTGCCGCTCGCGATGGTCGAGGGCATGGGCTACACCGAAGAGCGGCGCGGATTCCGTCCGGGCGACGTGCTCGTGCTCTACTCCGACGGCATCCCGGAGGCTCCGAAGGGCAGGGAGTTCTACGGCGAGGAACGGCTCAAGGCCGTGGTCGCCGCGCGCGTCGCCGCGGGGGACGGCGCGGAGGCGATCGGCCGTGCGCTGCTGGCGGACGTCACCTCCTACGCGGGCGCGGGCCTCACGGCGGACGACGTGACGATCGTGGTGGTGAGGAGGACGGCGTGA
- a CDS encoding sigma-70 family RNA polymerase sigma factor: MDDEALVQRCLSGDTEAFGELVGRYERPLFNVALRMLRDREEARDATQNVFVKAWQHLDQFDRNRRFFSWLYRIAVNEALNRATRRRKAEPLDENLVDRGHSPAEQAERSEQSALLERAVDQLSDTYREVIVLRHWLDLSYDEIADALHVPAKTVKSRLFSARTRLGEILAAMGVES, from the coding sequence ATGGACGACGAAGCACTGGTCCAGAGGTGCCTTTCGGGCGACACCGAGGCCTTCGGCGAACTGGTGGGCCGCTACGAGCGGCCGCTCTTCAACGTCGCCCTGCGCATGCTGCGGGACCGCGAGGAAGCCCGGGACGCCACTCAGAACGTCTTCGTGAAAGCCTGGCAGCACCTGGACCAGTTCGACCGCAACCGGCGGTTCTTCTCGTGGCTGTACCGGATCGCGGTCAACGAAGCGCTGAACCGGGCGACCCGGCGCAGGAAGGCCGAGCCGCTCGACGAGAACCTCGTGGACCGGGGGCACAGCCCGGCCGAGCAGGCCGAACGAAGTGAGCAGTCCGCGCTCCTCGAGCGCGCGGTGGACCAGCTGTCGGACACCTATCGGGAGGTCATCGTGCTGAGGCACTGGCTCGACCTGTCGTACGACGAGATCGCCGACGCGCTGCACGTTCCGGCGAAGACCGTCAAGTCGCGCCTGTTCTCGGCCCGCACCCGGCTCGGCGAGATTCTCGCCGCCATGGGAGTCGAGTCGTGA